One window of Nocardioides dongkuii genomic DNA carries:
- a CDS encoding SDR family oxidoreductase → MNRNPRPVLTLAVAGATGVVGHHVAEVARERGHRVVPLARSLGVDLLGEAGRPGLTELLRGVDAVVDTTNVQTQSQRVAEAHFGAITRNLLAAEAAAGVGHHVLLSIVGVEDVPTGYYRAKVAQERQVAAGGVGWSVLRATQFHEFAEQVLGFVRVGPVSVVPRMTSQPVAAVEVAQALVDLAEGAPCGQAPDLAGPERLPMHDLARRVSRSRGLGRRVVAVPLPGAAGRRMRDGTLCPTGAGPRGTVTFDAWLAAA, encoded by the coding sequence ATGAACAGGAACCCGCGCCCCGTGCTCACCCTCGCCGTCGCCGGCGCCACCGGCGTCGTCGGCCACCACGTCGCGGAGGTCGCGCGCGAGCGCGGCCACCGGGTGGTGCCGCTCGCCCGCTCCCTCGGTGTCGACCTGCTCGGCGAGGCCGGGCGGCCCGGGCTGACCGAGCTGCTGAGGGGCGTCGACGCGGTCGTCGACACCACCAACGTGCAGACCCAGAGCCAGCGGGTGGCCGAGGCGCACTTCGGCGCGATCACCCGGAACCTTCTGGCCGCCGAGGCCGCGGCCGGGGTAGGGCACCACGTGCTGCTCTCGATCGTCGGGGTCGAGGACGTGCCGACCGGCTACTACCGCGCCAAGGTCGCGCAGGAGCGGCAGGTGGCCGCGGGCGGCGTCGGCTGGAGCGTGCTGCGCGCCACGCAGTTCCACGAGTTCGCCGAGCAGGTGCTGGGCTTCGTCCGGGTCGGGCCGGTGTCGGTCGTCCCGAGGATGACCAGCCAGCCGGTCGCCGCCGTCGAGGTCGCGCAGGCGCTGGTCGACCTCGCCGAGGGCGCACCGTGCGGGCAGGCGCCGGACCTCGCCGGGCCGGAGCGGCTCCCGATGCACGACCTGGCCCGCCGGGTCTCCCGCTCCCGGGGGCTCGGCCGGCGCGTCGTCGCCGTCCCGCTGCCCGGTGCGGCAGGACGGCGGATGCGCGACGGCACGCTCTGCCCGACCGGCGCGGGCCCCCGCGGGACGGTGACCTTCGACGCGTGGCTGGCGGCGGCGTGA
- the sigJ gene encoding RNA polymerase sigma factor SigJ: MAGGGVSDEDDLATAYDAARPRLVRVAYAILGSHAEAEDVVADCWLKLVRAHREDPVRDVLGWATVAVSRAALDTLRSARVRRERYVGPWLPEPVLDRIAADRADPADRVTMDESVRYALLVVLEQLSPAERTAWVLHDLFGVPFPEVARAVGRTPDAVRQLASRARRHVAAGTPRLEVDRTEHDRVLAAFVAAAAGGDLEALVRTLDPDVVLTSDGGGVISAARRPVLGPDKVARFLLGIVRRGRAAGREAVPVEVNGATGLAFLEEGRVTGVVSLSVGGGVVRRVDIVLAPDKLPVGPVS, translated from the coding sequence GTGGCTGGCGGCGGCGTGAGCGACGAGGACGACCTCGCCACGGCGTACGACGCCGCGCGCCCGCGCCTGGTGCGGGTCGCCTACGCGATCCTGGGCAGCCACGCGGAGGCCGAGGACGTGGTCGCGGACTGCTGGCTGAAGCTGGTCCGGGCGCACCGCGAGGACCCCGTCCGCGACGTCCTGGGCTGGGCGACCGTGGCGGTGTCGCGGGCCGCGTTGGACACGCTGCGCTCGGCGCGCGTGCGCCGGGAGCGGTACGTCGGCCCGTGGCTGCCGGAGCCGGTGCTCGACCGGATCGCGGCCGACCGCGCCGACCCCGCCGACCGGGTGACCATGGACGAGTCCGTGCGCTACGCGCTGCTGGTGGTGCTGGAGCAGCTGAGCCCCGCGGAGCGCACCGCCTGGGTGCTGCACGACCTGTTCGGCGTCCCGTTCCCGGAGGTCGCCCGGGCCGTGGGCCGCACACCGGACGCGGTGCGCCAGCTGGCCAGCCGGGCCCGCCGGCACGTCGCCGCCGGGACGCCCCGCCTCGAGGTCGACCGCACCGAGCACGACCGGGTGCTGGCCGCGTTCGTCGCCGCCGCCGCGGGGGGCGACCTGGAGGCGCTGGTGCGCACCCTGGACCCCGACGTGGTGCTGACCAGCGACGGCGGCGGCGTGATCAGCGCGGCCCGGCGGCCGGTGCTGGGCCCGGACAAGGTGGCGCGGTTCCTGCTCGGCATCGTGCGCCGGGGTCGCGCCGCGGGGCGGGAGGCGGTGCCGGTCGAGGTCAACGGCGCGACCGGGCTGGCCTTCCTCGAGGAGGGCCGGGTGACCGGCGTGGTGTCGCTGAGCGTCGGCGGCGGGGTGGTGCGCCGGGTCGACATCGTGCTCGCGCCGGACAAGCTGCCTGTCGGTCCGGTGTCCTAG
- a CDS encoding VOC family protein gives MPIARYKDLCLDAVDTLALGRFWAGALGRRLEDRGGGLRVLTGPTPRHTVWVNPVPEPVTVKQRVHLDVHARSVGEVLALGAEPADLDSFPWAVLRDPEGGELCVFEREQVPDERLYEVVVDAADPHGVAAWWADVLGVPPHAADDGSWYLQDVPGLPFECFVFVPVPEPKTVKNRVHVDVDVDDPASLEALVARGARVVRRQDDEIGWTVLADPEGNEFCAFVGDDDGA, from the coding sequence ATGCCGATCGCGCGGTACAAGGACCTCTGCCTCGACGCCGTCGACACCCTCGCGCTCGGCCGGTTCTGGGCCGGCGCGCTGGGGCGGCGGCTCGAGGACCGCGGTGGCGGGCTGCGGGTGCTCACCGGACCGACCCCGCGGCACACCGTCTGGGTCAACCCGGTCCCCGAGCCGGTGACCGTCAAGCAGCGCGTCCACCTCGACGTGCACGCCCGCTCGGTCGGGGAGGTCCTCGCGCTGGGCGCGGAGCCCGCCGACCTCGACTCGTTCCCCTGGGCGGTGCTGCGCGACCCCGAGGGGGGCGAGCTGTGCGTCTTCGAGCGGGAGCAGGTGCCCGACGAGCGCCTCTACGAGGTGGTCGTCGACGCCGCCGACCCGCACGGCGTGGCGGCCTGGTGGGCCGATGTCCTCGGCGTGCCCCCGCACGCGGCCGACGACGGCAGCTGGTACCTCCAGGACGTCCCGGGCCTGCCGTTCGAGTGCTTCGTCTTCGTCCCGGTCCCGGAGCCGAAGACGGTCAAGAACCGCGTCCACGTCGACGTCGACGTCGACGACCCCGCCAGCCTGGAGGCGCTGGTCGCCCGCGGCGCGCGGGTGGTGCGGCGCCAGGACGACGAGATCGGGTGGACCGTGCTCGCCGATCCCGAGGGCAACGAGTTCTGCGCGTTCGTCGGGGACGACGACGGGGCATGA
- a CDS encoding Nramp family divalent metal transporter, whose translation MSDPGAPTATTGTTQPRWRVIGPGLVVAATGVGAADLVATLVAGAKFGYTLLWVAVLGAVIKVVLVEGAGRYSLATGRTIFEGWRSLGRWTTWYFAPYIVIWGLVYGATAMSSSALPIVAIFPDLSLRWTAVVIGVIGLALVWLGSYAAFEKVMALLVGVMFVCVVGAAALATPNLGEILLGLRPIFPDDSVVNVLAIAGGVGGTITLAAYGYWLREKGWSTPVFMRVMRLDNGVAYAVTGIFVVAMLIVGAELYYSAGIAAETGDQALVQLSDVLDDRYGDVFGTVFLVGFFASSFSSLIGVWSGVSLMFADYVGNLRDLPSGHPDTRTGGRYFRAYLLWLTFPPMLLLLLDEPVGLILAYGTLGALFMPFLAITLLVLLNKRRPGALPHSTVPDEWRNGWLSNGFMLLCAVLFVALAVNEIRETLAPYV comes from the coding sequence ATGAGCGACCCCGGGGCCCCGACCGCGACGACCGGCACCACCCAGCCGCGTTGGCGGGTCATCGGGCCCGGGCTCGTCGTCGCCGCCACCGGCGTCGGCGCCGCCGACCTGGTCGCCACCCTCGTCGCCGGGGCCAAGTTCGGCTACACCCTGCTGTGGGTGGCCGTGCTCGGCGCCGTGATCAAGGTGGTGCTGGTCGAGGGGGCCGGGCGCTACTCGCTGGCCACCGGCCGCACGATCTTCGAGGGCTGGCGCAGCCTGGGCCGGTGGACCACCTGGTACTTCGCGCCGTACATCGTCATCTGGGGCCTGGTGTACGGCGCCACCGCGATGTCGTCGTCCGCGCTGCCGATCGTCGCGATCTTCCCGGACCTGTCGCTGCGCTGGACCGCGGTCGTGATCGGCGTGATCGGCCTGGCGCTGGTCTGGCTCGGCAGCTACGCGGCGTTCGAGAAGGTGATGGCCCTCCTCGTCGGCGTCATGTTCGTGTGCGTCGTCGGCGCGGCCGCCCTCGCGACGCCGAACCTCGGCGAGATCCTGCTGGGCCTGCGGCCGATCTTCCCCGACGACTCGGTCGTCAACGTGCTGGCCATCGCCGGCGGCGTCGGCGGCACGATCACCCTCGCGGCGTACGGCTACTGGCTGCGGGAGAAGGGCTGGTCGACGCCGGTCTTCATGCGGGTGATGCGCCTCGACAACGGCGTCGCGTACGCCGTCACCGGGATCTTCGTGGTCGCGATGCTGATCGTCGGCGCCGAGCTCTACTACTCCGCCGGCATCGCGGCCGAGACCGGCGACCAGGCGCTCGTGCAGCTCTCCGACGTCCTCGACGACCGGTACGGCGACGTGTTCGGCACGGTCTTCCTGGTCGGGTTCTTCGCCTCGTCGTTCTCCTCGCTGATCGGCGTGTGGAGCGGGGTCAGCCTGATGTTCGCCGACTACGTCGGCAACCTGCGCGACCTGCCGTCCGGGCACCCCGACACCCGCACCGGCGGCCGCTACTTCCGCGCCTACCTGCTGTGGCTGACGTTCCCGCCGATGCTGCTGCTCCTGCTCGACGAGCCGGTCGGGCTGATCCTGGCGTACGGCACCCTCGGCGCGCTGTTCATGCCGTTCCTCGCGATCACCCTGCTGGTGCTGCTCAACAAGCGCCGACCAGGCGCGCTGCCGCACTCCACGGTGCCCGACGAGTGGCGCAACGGCTGGCTCTCGAACGGCTTCATGCTGCTGTGCGCGGTGCTCTTCGTCGCGCTGGCCGTCAACGAGATCCGCGAGACGCTGGCGCCGTACGTGTGA
- a CDS encoding YdeI/OmpD-associated family protein, giving the protein MADLDELLVPDAAAWRSWLEQHHADSPGVWLVLTKKGGEVTALTRTDALDEALCFGWIDGQARSRDSGSSLQRMTPRTARSRWSQVNVGLVARLEAEGRMAPAGRAAVDAARADGRWDAAYAPPSTAQLPEDLAAAIAADPAAQAMFEVLTKTNRYALIHRLDAVKRAETRERKIAEFVAMLARQETPYPQKARP; this is encoded by the coding sequence GTGGCCGACCTCGACGAGCTGCTGGTGCCCGACGCCGCCGCGTGGCGCTCCTGGCTGGAGCAGCACCACGCGGACTCACCCGGCGTCTGGCTGGTGCTGACCAAGAAGGGCGGCGAGGTCACCGCGCTGACCCGCACCGACGCCCTCGACGAGGCGCTCTGCTTCGGCTGGATCGACGGGCAGGCCCGCAGCCGCGACAGCGGCAGCAGCCTGCAGCGGATGACGCCGCGCACCGCCCGCAGCCGCTGGTCGCAGGTCAACGTCGGCCTGGTCGCCCGGCTGGAGGCCGAGGGCCGGATGGCGCCGGCCGGCCGGGCCGCGGTCGACGCGGCCCGGGCCGACGGACGCTGGGACGCGGCGTACGCCCCGCCGTCGACGGCTCAGCTCCCCGAGGACCTGGCCGCCGCGATCGCGGCGGACCCCGCGGCCCAGGCGATGTTCGAGGTGCTCACCAAGACCAACCGGTACGCGCTCATCCACCGGCTCGACGCGGTCAAGCGGGCCGAGACGCGGGAGCGCAAGATCGCGGAGTTCGTCGCGATGCTGGCGCGTCAGGAGACGCCGTACCCCCAGAAGGCCCGGCCCTGA
- a CDS encoding DUF4177 domain-containing protein has protein sequence MTKWEYLTAPILTHAAKQILDNFGADGWELVQVAPGMNPENLVGYFKRPLEG, from the coding sequence ATGACCAAGTGGGAGTACCTCACCGCGCCGATCCTGACGCACGCGGCCAAGCAGATCCTCGACAACTTCGGAGCCGACGGGTGGGAGCTCGTGCAGGTCGCGCCGGGCATGAACCCCGAGAACCTCGTGGGCTACTTCAAGCGCCCCCTGGAGGGCTGA
- a CDS encoding RidA family protein produces the protein MATPEERLAAMGLAVPEVPAPVAAYVPAVRSGSHVFTSGQLPMRSGELITVGKVGGAVTAEEAYACAQQCALNALAAVRSVIGDLSAVKRVVKVVVFVASTPDFSGQPQVANGVSELLGEVFGDAGVHARSAVGVAVLPLDAPVEVELVVEV, from the coding sequence GTGGCCACGCCGGAGGAGCGCCTGGCCGCGATGGGCCTGGCCGTGCCGGAGGTGCCGGCGCCGGTCGCCGCGTACGTCCCGGCGGTCCGCTCGGGCAGCCACGTGTTCACCTCCGGCCAGCTGCCGATGCGCTCGGGCGAGCTGATCACGGTCGGCAAGGTCGGCGGCGCGGTCACCGCGGAGGAGGCGTACGCCTGCGCGCAGCAGTGCGCGCTCAACGCCCTCGCCGCGGTGCGCAGCGTGATCGGCGACCTCTCCGCGGTGAAGCGGGTCGTGAAGGTGGTCGTGTTCGTGGCCTCGACCCCCGACTTCAGCGGCCAGCCGCAGGTCGCGAACGGCGTGTCCGAGCTGCTCGGCGAGGTCTTCGGCGACGCCGGGGTGCACGCTCGCTCGGCGGTCGGCGTCGCGGTGCTGCCGCTCGACGCGCCGGTCGAGGTCGAGCTCGTGGTGGAGGTGTGA
- a CDS encoding NUDIX hydrolase has protein sequence MRIPLPPVPLPERIVAVAREYDAGSRTPVEPRDAATVILLRASDEGPEVYYMRRQVSMDFAGGMCVYPGGGVDPRDFDATVGWAGPSPAEWAERLGCDEDTARALVAAAVRETFEESGVLLAGDAASSVVADTTGADWEADRVALESRELAMTDFLNRRGLVLRTDLLGVWDAWLTPAFEPKRYRTWFFVAMLPEGQRTRDVSTESSSVTWLPARVAAAQADGGELALMPPTYLTSLEIGTHRDPADVLATAAGRSVEMFCPTVEPLDEGWTLSMPDRLRPLVAERRA, from the coding sequence GTGAGGATCCCGCTTCCCCCGGTGCCGCTGCCGGAGCGGATCGTCGCGGTCGCCCGCGAGTACGACGCGGGGTCGCGCACGCCGGTCGAGCCGCGCGACGCCGCGACGGTGATCCTGCTGCGGGCCTCGGACGAGGGCCCCGAGGTCTACTACATGCGGCGCCAGGTCTCGATGGACTTCGCCGGGGGCATGTGCGTCTACCCCGGCGGCGGCGTCGACCCCCGCGACTTCGACGCCACGGTCGGCTGGGCCGGCCCCTCGCCGGCGGAGTGGGCCGAGCGGCTCGGGTGCGACGAGGACACCGCGCGGGCGCTCGTGGCGGCCGCGGTGCGCGAGACGTTCGAGGAGTCCGGCGTGCTGCTGGCCGGCGACGCGGCCTCCTCCGTCGTCGCCGACACCACCGGCGCCGACTGGGAGGCCGACCGGGTCGCCCTGGAGTCGCGCGAGCTCGCGATGACCGACTTCCTCAACCGTCGCGGGCTGGTGCTGCGCACCGACCTGCTCGGGGTCTGGGACGCCTGGCTGACCCCGGCGTTCGAGCCGAAGCGCTACCGCACCTGGTTCTTCGTCGCGATGCTGCCCGAGGGCCAGCGCACCCGCGACGTCTCGACCGAGTCGTCGTCGGTGACCTGGCTGCCGGCGCGGGTCGCCGCGGCGCAGGCCGACGGGGGCGAGCTCGCGCTGATGCCCCCGACGTACCTCACCAGCCTGGAGATCGGCACCCACCGCGACCCCGCCGACGTGCTCGCCACGGCGGCGGGCCGGAGCGTCGAGATGTTCTGCCCCACCGTCGAGCCGCTCGACGAGGGCTGGACGCTGTCGATGCCCGACCGGCTGCGGCCGCTGGTGGCGGAGCGGCGCGCGTGA
- a CDS encoding MBL fold metallo-hydrolase, which produces MSWSGGRFGDRAECLLAPNPGIMTLDGTNTWVLREPGADRAVVVDPGPIEDGHLDLLVDVTGEVGLVLLTHHHYDHAEVAETFARAKGCAVRAADPAYCFRGEPVVDGEDLSVDGLALRILTTPGHTADSISMVLPAQKALLSGDMVLGRGTTVVAHPDGRLGPYFDSIQKMRALVAAGEVETIWPAHGPVLADAGAVLDHYLVHRRDRLAQVEAALLEIGAAPHPEGIAADELPRRVVEVVYADVDPVLWDAAELSVRAQLAYLADR; this is translated from the coding sequence GTGAGCTGGAGCGGCGGTCGCTTCGGCGACCGGGCGGAGTGCCTGCTCGCGCCCAACCCGGGGATCATGACGCTCGACGGCACCAACACCTGGGTGCTGCGCGAGCCGGGCGCCGACCGCGCCGTCGTGGTCGACCCGGGGCCGATCGAGGACGGGCACCTCGACCTGCTCGTCGACGTCACCGGCGAGGTGGGCCTGGTGCTGCTCACCCACCACCACTACGACCACGCCGAGGTCGCCGAGACGTTCGCCCGGGCCAAGGGCTGCGCGGTGCGCGCCGCGGACCCGGCGTACTGCTTCCGCGGCGAGCCGGTCGTCGACGGCGAGGACCTCTCCGTCGACGGGCTCGCGCTGCGCATCCTCACCACCCCGGGGCACACCGCCGACTCGATCTCGATGGTGCTGCCCGCCCAGAAGGCGCTGCTCAGCGGGGACATGGTCCTCGGCCGCGGCACCACCGTCGTCGCGCACCCCGACGGGCGCCTGGGACCGTACTTCGACTCGATCCAGAAGATGCGCGCGCTGGTCGCGGCCGGCGAGGTCGAGACCATCTGGCCCGCGCACGGCCCGGTGCTCGCCGACGCCGGCGCGGTCCTCGACCACTACCTCGTGCACCGCCGCGACCGGCTCGCGCAGGTCGAGGCGGCGCTCCTGGAGATCGGCGCCGCCCCGCACCCCGAGGGCATCGCCGCCGACGAGCTGCCCCGCCGCGTCGTCGAGGTCGTGTACGCCGACGTCGACCCGGTCCTCTGGGACGCCGCCGAGCTCTCCGTCCGCGCCCAGCTCGCCTACCTCGCCGACCGTTGA